One window of Scheffersomyces stipitis CBS 6054 chromosome 1, whole genome shotgun sequence genomic DNA carries:
- the ATL2 gene encoding Putative RING-H2 finger protein produces KGSQGVSQEFLDSLERVPISNLANKETSDCPICTNRFVDDEYPLVVKLPCSVQSGKDHLFDLECIGPWLKVHSTCPLCRFDVLEVDKKRREKLEKELQAAQDADSEEEEEDWDVYG; encoded by the coding sequence AAGGGCTCGCAAGGGGTTTCACAAGAATTTTTAGACTCATTGGAAAGAGTACCAATCTCCAACTTGGCTAACAAGGAAACTTCTGATTGTCCTATTTGTACCAATAGGTTCGTAGATGACGAATATCCACTTGTAGTGAAGTTGCCCTGTCTGGTTCAAAGCGGCAAAGACCATCTTTTTGACTTAGAATGTATAGGACCATGGTTGAAGGTGCATTCAACATGCCCATTGTGTCGTTTTGATGTATTAGAGGTGGATAAGAAGAGACGcgagaagttggagaaggaGTTACAGGCAGCCCAAGATGCCGATTCtgaagaggaggaagaagactGGGATGTATATGGTTAG